The region TCTGAGCTGGCCAAGATCTTGGGCAACAAGACTAAGCGCGAGCGCTTGGACACTGTCGAAAGCGTTGACGAACTGCGTGAGGCGCTAGGGGATAGCAAGGCTGAGGTGAAGGGGGCATCGGTAAGTACTGCGTCCTCAACGCACCAGGTGGCTGAGGATTCCGTGGCATCCAAGGGCAAGATTTACACCGTCTGCGGCAACGGCCTGGGAACGTCACTCTTTTTGAAGAACACCCTGGAGCAAGTCCTCGACGTGTGGGGTTGGGGTCCGTACCTGACGGTGGAGGCCACCGACACGATTTCCGCGAAGGGCCGGGCAAAGGAAGCTGACTTCCTGCTCACCTCGGGTGAGATTGCAGCCACGCTTGGCGATGTCGGCGTCCCCGTCTACGTCATCGAAGACTTCACCAATCAACAGGAAATCGACGCTGCTCTGCGCGAGCTTTACGACGTCTAAAGGACCTCATCATGGATATCGTTGTTGCAATAGCCAATTTCTTGGTTAATCAAATTCTTTCTGTACCGGCATTTTTGATCGGTATTATCACCGCCGTTGGCCTCGCAGCGCTGGGGCGTGGCGTTGGTCAGGTACTCGGCGGTGCCATCAAAGCAACCCTGGGCTTCTTGCTCATCAACGCCGGCGCTGGCCTGGTAACGGCTTCGTTGGATCCGTTGGGTGCGATGATTCAGGGCGCAACCGGCGCACAAGGTGTGGTGCCGACTAACGAGGCAATCGTCGGTATTGCTCAAGAACAGTTCGGCAGCCAGGTCGCCTGGGTGATGATTCTGGGCTTCGTGGTCTCGTTGCTGCTGGCTCGCTTTACCCCAATGAGCTACGTCTTCCTTACTGGTCACCACGTGCTGTTTATGGCGACCATGCTGGTGATGGTCATGGCTCCTGCGGGCTATGCCTCCGGCATAGTGGTCGGCTTCGGTGCTGTGCTGCTAGGCATTTTGATGGTTTCGCTTCCCGCAATCGCACACCCGTGGACGCGGCGTGTCACGGGCGATGACTCCGTGGCTATCGGCCACTTTGGCACCGCAGGCTACGTGGCAGCAGGTGCCGTGGGCAAGCTCGTCGGCGGCAAAGGCGATAAGATGTCTCGCTCGACTGAAGACCTCAAACTTCCTGAGGGGCTGCGCTTCTTGCGTGACTCCATGGTTGCCACCGCGCTGTCGATGGCGCTGATGTACGTCGTGTTGGCAATTCTGTTTATCGCTCGTGCTGGTACTGAAGAAGCCTTCACCGCATTCGAAGGCGGTGCTGACAACGTCGGCGATTACATCATGCAGTCGGTTACCCAGGGCCTACAGTTCGGTGTTGCCGTCGCTGTGATTCTTTTCGGTGTACGCACCATCCTCGGTGAGCTCGTCCCTGCGTTCCAGGGCATCGCCGCCAAGGTCGTTCCTGGCGCTATCCCGGCCCTGGACGCACCAATCGTGTTCCCGTATGCGCAAAACGCTGTGCTCATCGGCTTCATCACGTCGTTTGCCGGTGGCTTGGTCGGCCTGGCAGTCCTCTCGCTCTGGCTCAACCCGGCCTTTGGCGTGGCACTCATTCTGCCTGGCCTTGTCCCGCACTTCTTTACCGGTGGCGCCGCCGGTGTCTACGGCAACGCCACCGGTGGCCGTCGTGGTGCTGCCTTCGGAGGTTTCGCCAACGGCCTGCTGATTACCTTCCTCCCAGCATTCCTGCTCGGCGTGCTGGGCTCCTTCGGCAGCGCGAACACCACCTTCGGTGATGCGGACTTCGGCTGGTTCGGCATGCTCATCGGCTTCGCCTCGCGTGCCGATGGCTTCGTCGGCCTCATCCTCATCGCCCTGGTCGGCCTTGCCGTGCTCGCACTCGGCTGGATCAGCCAGGTCAAACTCGTCAATACCCATTGGGATCCCACCCCATACCGCGGCGAAACCGACGGTAATGGGGTCGAAGCTGACCCTAACGGCGACTCCAAAGAAGTAGCTGCTGTAGGCCCAGGCGTTTCCACCAAGACTCGCGCGTACCCGAAGGTGTTGCCACCTGAGGGCGCCCCGTTACCGCCGGAGAAGTTGCAGTAGAAAGCACGGGAGAGAAACTGGACGGTTTCTTGAGGTTGTTTCTTGGGTATTTGTTCAAGTCAGAAGAGTGAGTTCTTGTAAGTAGTTTGAGCAGGCTCGAAGAGTTGATTTCGATCTAGGTCTTGAACCCACGCTCAAGCTGTTAGGACGATAAAATGTGCCGCGTGGCTCATCCTCGCTTATGCGGGCTGGGGTTCAGTTCCTAAAGACCCTGATAGACTTCACAGTCACCTGCGGGCGGACACACTGCGGCTGGGGTTCAGTTCCTAAAGACCCTGATAGACTTCGCACCAGCTCGCCCCCGGCGGCGAGGACGCTGGGGTTCAGTTCCTAAAGACCCTGATAGACTTCACAAAGCAATCATGGTAGTAGGCTTCACGCTGGGGTTCAGTTCCTAAAGACCCTGATAGACTTCTGGATTTCCGATAAGTGGGACTGGCTCTGCTGGGGTTCAGTTCCTAAAGACCCTGATAGACTTCCTGGGCCTTATCCTCGGTTGCCACCTCGGCTGGGGTTCAGTTCCTAAAGACCCTGATAGACTTCGTATTCGCTAAGGCACCGCACCATTGTCGCTGGGGTTCAGTTCCTAAAGACCCTGATAGACTTCATACCAATCGGCAACTACATCACCCTAAGCTGGGGTTCAGTTCCTAAAGACCCTGATAGACTTCACAAACAGCCACGTCCGGAGCATGGTCCGCTGGGGTTCAGTTCCTAAAGACCCTGATAGACTTCCCGTTTTTTATCACCCTCATACCTGGCAGCTGGGGTTCAGTTCCTAAAGACCCTGATAGACTTCGATCGCGGCATCCCAATTATTTACCCGGGCTGGGGTTCAGTTCCTAAAGACCCTGATAGACTTCCCAACACACCACCAACCAATAACAAACAGCTGGGGTTCAGTTCCTAAAGACCCTGATAGACTTCCGAAGTTTCCATTGTCACGGTTCAAGTGGCTGGGGTTCAGTTCCTAAAGACCCTGATAGACTTCCTAACCTCACGCACCTAAAGCCGAAGACGCTGGGGTTCAGTTCCTAAAGACCCTGATAGACTTCAGACACCCATAAGCTCGGCAAGGTGTGGGCTGGGGTTCAGTTCCTAAAGACCCTGATAGACTTCCCTTACCACGTGGTGGAAGTGCCGGAGGGCTGGGGTTCAGTTCCTAAAGACCCTGATAGACTTCACCAACTTCAACGGGCCACTTACACTAGGCTGGGGTTCAGTTCCTAAAGACCCTGATAGACTTCGCGTGGAATCATTTAGCGAACTCGGCACGCTGGGGTTCAGTTCCTAAAGACCCTGATAGACTTCAGCAACAGCAACCATCAAAGAAAACTCAGCTGGGGTTCAGTTCCTAAAGACCCTGATAGACTTCACCGGGGGCAACGACAACACCGCGCCAGGCTGGGGTTCAGTTCCTAAAGACCCTGATAGACTTCGAAACAGACAATTAATCACGCAGGATAGGCTGGGGTTCAGTTCCTAAAGACCCTGATAGACTTCGCGAAAATCGACGGCAAATCAGTCGTCTGCTGGGGTTCAGTTCCTAAAGACCCTGATAGACTTCGGGACCCGTCAGTCACGTGGGGAGACACGCTGGGGTTCAGTTCCTAAAGACCCTGATAGACTTCGGTTCTGTGTCGTGGAGGGTCGCTGATAGCTGGGGTTCAGTTCCTAAAGACCCTGATAGACTTCAACTATCTTGGGTGCGATTGGCAGGCTTGCTGGGGTTCAGTTCCTAAAGACCCTGATAGACTTCAGAATGCGAGTAACGAGCGCCGTTACACGCTGGGGTTCAGTTCCTAAAGACCCTGATAGACTTCAGTTCCGCCCAAAAATGGGCGTTGTACTGGGTCTATCTTGATGATCGCTGCTAGAAAATTGTTAGCTGGGAGGGCTTTTCTTCGACATCTGAAGGTTTGGAGTTAGAAAAACGAAGTGCCTTCGACCATTGGTGATCGGTAATGGTCACAATTCGGATGTCTCCTCCGAGGGGAATATTTCCTTTGATGCTCTTAACAGTGGTGGCAATACGGGACGCTAAAGGGAAATACTGAACATAGACGCTAAATTGAGCGCGGCAAAAACCTAGATCCAGAAGACGGTTCCGGAAACGGTTTGCTTCACGAGTTTGGACTTTGGACTGGACTGGCAAGTCAAACATCACCACGCACCACATGGGCTCAGAGTCCTTCGATGGCATCGATGCTGCCTTCCCATCTAGGAACGTTCAGGTCTTTTACTCTTCCTTCAACATAATTCCCGTAGTGCTGAGCAAAATCGTTGAATACAGTTGAAAGCGTGCGCCCGTCTTTGGAGAAGGCACCATCAAGGCCTGTACTAAGTAGTTGTTTGTCAGGACGATCAAAATCCCCATTAGGCTCGATTGAGTTGAAGACAATTTGATCGACCATTGGGCGGAACGGCTCCATGAGATCGTCTACAAGAGCAAAAGCATTGCTTCGTTCCTTGTGAAACAAACCAAGCGCACCAGAAAGTCCAGCTGAGGTGCACGCGCGCATACCGTATCCGCGGAGAAGCGTGTATCCGTAGTCTAAAGCGGAATTCCAGGTGTCAGCTCCTGTACCAGGTAAACGGTGAAATGAGATGCTACCGCTAATAGCACTCCAGTACTTTCTTGCCGCTAAGCCTTCTTTGTTGTCTGGGTCACCGGATCGTACGCTCCTACTTAGCTCAAATAACTCATCAGATTTGGGTGAATAATTTGTTGAGTGTAGTACCTTAGCTTGACCGTAGATTTTGGCTTTAATGATTCGGGCCCAGGCTTGTTTATTCTTAGGTACTGATAGTTCAGCTTGGGCCTTGTGACGAGCACCAATTCTCGAGTGATTATTCCAGGGAAGCGCACCGGCTATAGGAATGCGCCGCCAATCGCAGACGAGTACAGCTATGTCATACTCGCTGAATTTTTGCAGAAGCGCGCCGCTCAGCGTCGTTTTAGTCCCTACCAAGACGACTGCGATTTGACTTAGAGGTAGCACAGTTTTAGGGGAGCTTTCAGGCTCAACGAGGAGTTGACCACGAGAATATCGAAGCTGGCCATTGAAATCAGAGAAATCAACTACACGCCATCCGGGATGCATGCGCCCTAGTCCACCTTCCACGTGGTGGGTAAGTGAGCATTACTATTCAAGCGAACCTGGCCGAGGGAATTTCGTCGAATTATGGTGACGTTACCCGCACTTAACAGCTTATTAACGGCGGGACGCCAGCCGGGCTGGTCAACAATCTTTCTTGAACCCGCGCTGGCCCCAGGGGCTAGTCCTTCTCCACTCATCTGGAGAGGTCGTAGTCTCAACTTTGAGGGAGAAACGAAGCCATCGAGCCTCCAACGCCTCACCATGCCAAATTCAGCTTGCATCTCGGCAATCTGTCCAGAGTTAAATGAAGATGTGTCGATGAGTAGTTCGTCGTCGATGACAATCCAGCCAAGGTATTCGGCTTGTCCTTCCGCGATTGCTTTGCGCAGCTTTGGTTCTGCTTGGCGCATCGACATGGTCTGGGGCTTGATTTCTACGCTGAAGAGGTCTTCATTGCGGTATGCAGTGAGATCTGTGGTGTAGACGCGGAGCATTGCGTAGGTTGGCTTTTTGCCTGAGGTGATCTTGTAGACCCTGGCGTGGTGGAAACGGCTGAGTTCGGCGTAACCACCACGTACCTTGATCGCGCCGGCGCCGACGGGGAATACCTCGATGTGGTCGTCGGCGTCATACCAGGTGCCATGAATGCGGATGCGGCGGTGAGGGTTTTCAGGCAGCCCCTCCTTTGGATCGAAGTCGGGATCGCGGGTGAGAGCGCACCATAGTGCTTCGGTGGAGGCACGATCGATGTCAGTGACAGAGATAGCGTCGCCAACACGAATTTTCTTTAGCTCACCAATGGTGTCTTCGTGGGCACGACCATTCCCCAGACGAAGGCGAAGGTTTGAGGTAACCACGATGCGGTCTTCATCAAGGGCAGTTTGCAAAAGGTTAGCAAGGAGGTGCATCTTGTTGACCCATGCATTCCATGCAGCGCGGTGCGCATCGGTGCTGCCGGTGAACTCACGCCATTGCTCCGGCTCACGGTTAAGCTGTGCGGCGCGGCGCATACTAGAGCGTTTGGCGAGGACTTCAGCAACGTAGTTTTGGGTAAAGCAGATGACAGCAGCGTCGACTGCATGGTGGCGACGGTCGAGGCGTGATTTGCCAGTGCCATCGATGAAACGAAGCTTGCGTCTAATTCCAGCGGCGTTTCGTGCTTCGGCGGTTAGCTCACCACGGTAAACGCCGACTTTGGTTCCGTATTCACCAAAGTGTTGCGCGACGCGGCTGCGTAGCTCGTTGGCCATCCAGGCTACGGATTCGATAGAACGATTATCGAGTGGTTCGTCGACACTGGTGCGCTTCAGACGTGCACGGACGTTGCTGACAAAGCGTTGGAAATCCTTGGATGACATACCGGTATCTTCAACCCAGTGGCGGGTGCGATTCAGTGCTTCTTTCAAACTGACACCAGGGATGTTGGCATTCTTGGCCCACACCGCGAAGGGGATGTTCTTCTTTGCCAGGTTGCAACGGTGGCAAACAGCGACCAGATTGTCGCGGGTGTTCGTTGAGCCTTCGCCGGCACGAGGGACGATATGGTCCATCTCGCAATTCTGGAAGGTGATGGTGTCTCCACAGTAAGCACAGCAACAGTTCTGTCGCTGGACGGACTGGAAGCGCCAGAGATCGGCTGAGCGTGGTTTGCCCTCGATACCGAGTTTGCTTTGCATCTTTCCGAACAGTTCACGGTTGCGCTGAGCGCGGCGGTTGTTGTCACGGTCGATTTCGCGAGCCTTCGCTTCACTGATAAAACCGTCACGAACGTGCTCAATGATGATGCTCTTTGGAGCACCCCACTCTTTGTGCGCTGCTTCGAGCCAACGTGCGGTTGCCTTGAGGACGCGGTCGACAGCGGGATTTCCTACGGGCTCGCCGATACGCGGTTTGGGTGGTGTCCAGTCTTTGGCGATGTTGAATTCGGCCAGGCGAGCTTCGTAGAGATCCTGGTTGTTGTTCAGCATCCTTTCGGTGAGCCGAACTAACGTGTCCTCGCTGTAAGCAGCACGGCCCATGGGGAGGTGCAGTGAATCAAGCTTGTCGTGCTGCTTCTCATCGAGGTCGGCGAAGAAAGCCTGCACGCTGGCACCCGCTGGAGAGTCGAAGTCATCGACTTCTGCGTTGGAAAGGGACTTAAGCATGGCTTTTTGTTCGTCGAAGTTAGCAGCCTTCCACCAATGAACCAGTGGTTTGACCTTGGAACTGAGGATCGCACGATTAGTGTCGTGCACTGGTGGCTTACTGCCGGCCCGTTCACCGTCGTCAGTCATGGTTGCAGTGCCAAGTAGATCACCCCTGTCGATTCCTAGAATCTCAGCAATGTTGAGCCAGGAAGGTTCTTCGGTGTGGGGAAGATTAACCAGGTGGTCGAAGATTAGTTGGCGTTGTTCTCGAGTAAGTCGGTCGTTCCCTTGAGTGCCGCGAATGCGTAGGTTTCCAGTCAGTGCTGCGATACGGTAGCGCTGGAAGGCATCGGTTGCCTTGAGTGCACGATCTTTACCTGGTTGAAGGGGATCTTTACCGACGCGACCAAGTTGGGCTCCTTTGGGCGATTCAGCGGCAAATACGAGGTCGATAATGTGCTTGCGAAGATCGTCGTCAAGCTTTTGCACCTTTGCGATCTCGTTAATTTCGCGTGCGTGGTCTAGCTGATGCAGCCGGGCAGAGAGGATTGCAGGGTTATTGTGTCCGGTCTTCTTATTTTGTGCTTCGCCGCGAATTCGGTCAGTACCGATGCGAGCGAAAGTAATGAGTTGTCCAACGGTGATGTCCTTGGGGACTGGGCGGCCGGCACGCTTTTCTAGATCCTTACGGATGGTTTCAAAGGCATCACTTGGGCCTTCGGGACTGTAAAGGCTACGAGTCTTCCAGTAGGGGTTGCGCCAACCGCGGTGGTTAGCGATGTGTCGAAGAGCAATTGAAAGGTACTCACCGCGTTGTTGATCATCCTCGATATAACCATTGACCAAAGCAACCCGTGCGTTCCACGGGATATAGGGGTCAGAGTAATCCTCAAAGGGTTTGGTTTCCCATCCCTGGTGCTGCAGGAACTTCTCTAGGCGAACCATGCGCTTGCGACGGCGGCGGTAGAGGCGGCGCGTGCGACGTGCGACACCGGATTCGGCGAGTCGAGTGAGAGCGCGCTTGTTACTATCCGGATCCAGACCGGAGTCGTGGATGAGGGACATTGCGGAGAGGATGTGGATCGGACGATCGTGATCGTCGACCTCAATCGCGGCGAATCCGATGGAGTGGGTGCCTACGTCGATACCGACGCGGTAGTTCTTCTGCATTGGGATAGGACACTTTCGCGTTTAGAAAAGTCGACGCCCAGTGGGCGCCGACTGGAGCATTCTTCACCGGAAACGAGCCGGTGATTACTGAGGTTCAGTTCCTCTTAATTATAAAGTGCCGTGTCAAGGTTGGCGAAGCACTTGGCTGTGGAATTCTTGTTTTATCGGTTGATGGGGGTGTTTTGCGGGGTTAACCCACCACATCAATGATGGCGACGGTCATGATGACAAGGCCCATGCCGAAGACGAAGTAGTTCCATTTGTCGTTCTTGAAGTGCTTGTAGACGTCGAGCTTTTTGAACATGTAGACCGGCAGCAGGTAGACCAGGAAGGCGACGAAGACACCACCGACCACGGAGATCATGCTGACGATGGATGGGTTAAAGATTGCCACCAGGGTGGTACCGACGAAGGTGATGAAGTAAATCAGCGCCAACATGGTCTTGCGCTTGTGTTTTTTGACCTGCTTCGGGAAGGCCAGGCGCAGCAGGTACTCGGTGCCTTCCTCGGTACCCAGGAGGTGACCGAAGTAGGACGACACGATGGCACAGATGACGAAGATCGGGGCCATGTACGCCATGAATGGGGTGCCGGTGACGTTCGCAAAGTAGGACAGCACCGGGATGTTGAGTTCAGCGGCTTCTTGCATGCCGTCCGCACCCAGGGCGAGCACGGAGGACCACACGAAGAACATGGTGAACACAACCAGCATCAGGGCGGTGTACCACTCGGTACGCGAGACGACCTTTTCGGTCTTCGCACCGTATTCCTTCTGCATATCCAGGGAGAACTGCGACAGTGCTGCCATGTGCGAGAAGGAAAAAACCAGCACGGGAAGGACTAAGAAGATGCCCTTGACGATACCCCAGGCGCCATCTTCGTACTCATAGTTGAAGAAGGACTGGAAGTCCCAGCGCGGAATCAGGTAGATAGACACTGCCGCCAGGGCGACAATCAATGGGTAAACCAGTACGTTGGCCAGCCACAGCATCGGCTTGCGGCCAAAGGCGAAGGCGATGGTCATGATGAACACGGATACCGACGCCAGAATCCAGCGGTCGATTTCCGGGCCATTGAGCTGGTTCACGATGAAGCTATCGACCGCATTGGTGATACTGACACCGTAAATCAGCACCGTCGGAAAGACGGTCAGCCAGTACAGCGAACCAATGAAAATGCCCGCCTTGGAACCCATGTAGTGGTGAACCAGCTGGAGCACGTCCTTGCCATGGTCTTTCGTCGGGGCACCACTGACGATGCGCGCATACGTGCGGTGTGAGAAATACACCAGCGGGAAAATAAAGACCGTGGCAAAGACCAACGGCCAGAAACCGAACGCACCGGCATTGAGTGGAAGGAAGAGGATACC is a window of Corynebacterium camporealensis DNA encoding:
- a CDS encoding amino acid permease → MSTPVSDQPSSSHAVSEENTNDEGNTQGSGFSMRWAITLFGTAIGAGILFLPLNAGAFGFWPLVFATVFIFPLVYFSHRTYARIVSGAPTKDHGKDVLQLVHHYMGSKAGIFIGSLYWLTVFPTVLIYGVSITNAVDSFIVNQLNGPEIDRWILASVSVFIMTIAFAFGRKPMLWLANVLVYPLIVALAAVSIYLIPRWDFQSFFNYEYEDGAWGIVKGIFLVLPVLVFSFSHMAALSQFSLDMQKEYGAKTEKVVSRTEWYTALMLVVFTMFFVWSSVLALGADGMQEAAELNIPVLSYFANVTGTPFMAYMAPIFVICAIVSSYFGHLLGTEEGTEYLLRLAFPKQVKKHKRKTMLALIYFITFVGTTLVAIFNPSIVSMISVVGGVFVAFLVYLLPVYMFKKLDVYKHFKNDKWNYFVFGMGLVIMTVAIIDVVG
- the cas2 gene encoding CRISPR-associated endonuclease Cas2, which gives rise to MPSKDSEPMWCVVMFDLPVQSKVQTREANRFRNRLLDLGFCRAQFSVYVQYFPLASRIATTVKSIKGNIPLGGDIRIVTITDHQWSKALRFSNSKPSDVEEKPSQLTIF
- a CDS encoding PTS sugar transporter subunit IIA gives rise to the protein MSKLSELLEDSAVELHGNAVDWKEAIRTAGGLLEKTGAITGNYTQAMITSVEDNGPYIVVAPGFAFAHARPSEAVKRTAISWLRLDEPVRFGHGTNDPVTLVVALAAQDDKAHTKAMSELAKILGNKTKRERLDTVESVDELREALGDSKAEVKGASVSTASSTHQVAEDSVASKGKIYTVCGNGLGTSLFLKNTLEQVLDVWGWGPYLTVEATDTISAKGRAKEADFLLTSGEIAATLGDVGVPVYVIEDFTNQQEIDAALRELYDV
- the cas1 gene encoding type II CRISPR-associated endonuclease Cas1, with the protein product MHPGWRVVDFSDFNGQLRYSRGQLLVEPESSPKTVLPLSQIAVVLVGTKTTLSGALLQKFSEYDIAVLVCDWRRIPIAGALPWNNHSRIGARHKAQAELSVPKNKQAWARIIKAKIYGQAKVLHSTNYSPKSDELFELSRSVRSGDPDNKEGLAARKYWSAISGSISFHRLPGTGADTWNSALDYGYTLLRGYGMRACTSAGLSGALGLFHKERSNAFALVDDLMEPFRPMVDQIVFNSIEPNGDFDRPDKQLLSTGLDGAFSKDGRTLSTVFNDFAQHYGNYVEGRVKDLNVPRWEGSIDAIEGL
- the cas9 gene encoding type II CRISPR RNA-guided endonuclease Cas9 (Cas9, originally named Csn1, is the large, multifunctional signature protein of type II CRISPR/Cas systems. It is well known even to general audiences because its RNA-guided endonuclease activity has made it a popular tool for custom editing of eukaryotic genomes.) → MQKNYRVGIDVGTHSIGFAAIEVDDHDRPIHILSAMSLIHDSGLDPDSNKRALTRLAESGVARRTRRLYRRRRKRMVRLEKFLQHQGWETKPFEDYSDPYIPWNARVALVNGYIEDDQQRGEYLSIALRHIANHRGWRNPYWKTRSLYSPEGPSDAFETIRKDLEKRAGRPVPKDITVGQLITFARIGTDRIRGEAQNKKTGHNNPAILSARLHQLDHAREINEIAKVQKLDDDLRKHIIDLVFAAESPKGAQLGRVGKDPLQPGKDRALKATDAFQRYRIAALTGNLRIRGTQGNDRLTREQRQLIFDHLVNLPHTEEPSWLNIAEILGIDRGDLLGTATMTDDGERAGSKPPVHDTNRAILSSKVKPLVHWWKAANFDEQKAMLKSLSNAEVDDFDSPAGASVQAFFADLDEKQHDKLDSLHLPMGRAAYSEDTLVRLTERMLNNNQDLYEARLAEFNIAKDWTPPKPRIGEPVGNPAVDRVLKATARWLEAAHKEWGAPKSIIIEHVRDGFISEAKAREIDRDNNRRAQRNRELFGKMQSKLGIEGKPRSADLWRFQSVQRQNCCCAYCGDTITFQNCEMDHIVPRAGEGSTNTRDNLVAVCHRCNLAKKNIPFAVWAKNANIPGVSLKEALNRTRHWVEDTGMSSKDFQRFVSNVRARLKRTSVDEPLDNRSIESVAWMANELRSRVAQHFGEYGTKVGVYRGELTAEARNAAGIRRKLRFIDGTGKSRLDRRHHAVDAAVICFTQNYVAEVLAKRSSMRRAAQLNREPEQWREFTGSTDAHRAAWNAWVNKMHLLANLLQTALDEDRIVVTSNLRLRLGNGRAHEDTIGELKKIRVGDAISVTDIDRASTEALWCALTRDPDFDPKEGLPENPHRRIRIHGTWYDADDHIEVFPVGAGAIKVRGGYAELSRFHHARVYKITSGKKPTYAMLRVYTTDLTAYRNEDLFSVEIKPQTMSMRQAEPKLRKAIAEGQAEYLGWIVIDDELLIDTSSFNSGQIAEMQAEFGMVRRWRLDGFVSPSKLRLRPLQMSGEGLAPGASAGSRKIVDQPGWRPAVNKLLSAGNVTIIRRNSLGQVRLNSNAHLPTTWKVD
- a CDS encoding PTS ascorbate transporter subunit IIC; the protein is MDIVVAIANFLVNQILSVPAFLIGIITAVGLAALGRGVGQVLGGAIKATLGFLLINAGAGLVTASLDPLGAMIQGATGAQGVVPTNEAIVGIAQEQFGSQVAWVMILGFVVSLLLARFTPMSYVFLTGHHVLFMATMLVMVMAPAGYASGIVVGFGAVLLGILMVSLPAIAHPWTRRVTGDDSVAIGHFGTAGYVAAGAVGKLVGGKGDKMSRSTEDLKLPEGLRFLRDSMVATALSMALMYVVLAILFIARAGTEEAFTAFEGGADNVGDYIMQSVTQGLQFGVAVAVILFGVRTILGELVPAFQGIAAKVVPGAIPALDAPIVFPYAQNAVLIGFITSFAGGLVGLAVLSLWLNPAFGVALILPGLVPHFFTGGAAGVYGNATGGRRGAAFGGFANGLLITFLPAFLLGVLGSFGSANTTFGDADFGWFGMLIGFASRADGFVGLILIALVGLAVLALGWISQVKLVNTHWDPTPYRGETDGNGVEADPNGDSKEVAAVGPGVSTKTRAYPKVLPPEGAPLPPEKLQ